Part of the Sporomusa termitida genome, GATAACAATGACTAAATGCAAGCGTAAGGCATTTACAACTGTCACTTTGCTGCTGCTGCTGAGTTTTTTTGCCGGCTGCGCCAGCGGCCCCGGGCCGTTACCGGAGCAGGCACAGCAAGCTCCGGCCGAGAACGGAGCCAGCCGCGAGAAGGCGGTTATGGCTGAGTTTGATAAACTAACCAGCAAAAATAATGTCAGGGCGGAGGAAATCAGCGCATTTATCAATGCCAATCTAAACGCTGTTTCTCCGTCCGGCCTGTCGGTGATGCTGATGGCTCTTGAAAAAAATCAACAGCGTAATCTGCTTAAACTACAGGATAAGTACGCCGAGGAGGATGTTGTCCAGAAAACACTGGCGAAGGATTACGCCGGTGAATTAACCGACAATTATCTTAATGAGATCAAGGAAAAAACGGTAAGAGACCTGTTAATTTCTACTAAAAACAATGGATACAAAATTGAAACGGCAGAGGGCTTCTTTTTTCCGGTAATCGACTATTCTTTGTATAAGCAGTACCGGCAAAAGGTAACGCCGGACATGACTGCCTATCTTGATCTCATGGCTGTGGAATCAGGCCAAACACCGATTAAGGATGCTGCTCTCGTCATTGGCTGGCAGGAAATTTTACGGCGGTCCCTTAAGCAAGAACAATTTATCAAAGAATATGGCAACTCTGCCAAAAGTGAAGATGTCAGACAACTGCTTAAACGTTACCTTGCCTTTACGCTCTATGGCGCAAATAATACACCGCTATTTGGCTATGAAGACAGGAAAATGATGCCGGCAGCCAAAAAAGCATATCTTGAAACTGAATTTAATGCTGACAATGGGGCGTTCTCTAAGCTGATGCAGGAATACCTGACAGTTTTACAGAAAAATGACTTTACCTTAACCCCGGAAGTAGATGAATACAGAAAAAAGGCAGAAGCTGAGTTTCAGTAGTGTAGTTTGTTACCTGCAGCTGCATCCGCATAGCCGGGTGCAGCTGTTTTTCGTATCGGGCCGAACGAATTTATTAACCTATGCAGGTAAATGTCGAATAATATCGAAAAACTGAAAATAATGATTATATTGATGAGGACTGGAGGAATGTGAATGGGCCGTGGCAGCGAAGATGCCAAGCAAGCACCCAGCGAGTTGGATTCCAGCAAAGAACTGCTTAAAGAATTAGGAGCAATCATCAGATCTTCCTATGATGGTATGTTTATTACCGACGGTGATGGTGTTGTATTGCGCTTAAATGATGCTTATGAGCGGATTACAGGCATTAAGGCCAGTGAAATTATGGGTAAGAATATGAAATGTCTGGTGGAAGCAGGCTATTTTGACGAATCAGTGACTTTGCATGTTATCGAAAAACGCACAACAATTACTATTAATCAGACAGTAAAAAAAGACCGTAAGATTTTAGTCACAGGCACACCCCTGTTTGATGAGCAGGGCAAATTATTCCGGGTTGTGACCAATGTACGCGACATTACCGAATTAGTCCAACTGCAAAACCAGCTCCTTAAAACAAAAGCGCAAACCCTGAAATACAAAACAGAATTATCCCATTTGCGGGCCATGCATATTCAAAATCATGAAATGGTTACCCGGAGCCCTAAGATGGCAAGGGTTATCGAGCTGTCCATGAAAATTGCCGATGTGGATTCCAATGTGCTGATTACCGGCGAGTCCGGTACCGGTAAAGAGTTAATCGCCAAGCTGATTCACAAACATGGCAAAACCACTGCCCGTCCTTTTATAAAAATAAATTGTGCTGCCATTCCGGAACAACTGCTGGAGTCGGAATTGTTCGGGTATGAGGGCGGGGCGTTTACAGGTGCCAAAAAAGAAGGGAAGCCCGGCCTGTTTGAGCTGGCTCATAACGGGACACTGTTTCTGGATGAGGTGGGGGATCTGCCGCTCTTATTACAGGTAAAACTGTTACGGGCGATTCAGGAAAAAGAGATTATGCGCGTGGGGAGTACCCGGTCCATTACGGTTAATGCCCGGATTATTGCCGCAACCCACCGGGATATCGCCAAAATGATCCAGCATGGAACCTTCCGGGAGGATTTGTATTACCGGCTGATGGTTGTACCGATCAACCTGCCGCCGCTGCGGGAACGCAAAGAAGATGTACCGTTGCTGATCATGCACTTTATCGAAAAGTTCAATAAGCATTTTGGCTACAATAAGCGGATTTTGCCGGAAGTGATTGACAAGCTGGTGGAATACAGCTGGCCCGGCAATGTCCGCGAACTGGAGAACGTAATTGAGCGGATGATGGTAACCGCCGCCGGGGAAGCGCTTACTGCGGATCTGGTGCCGGAAACCATCTGGAACAAAAATTTTCTGCCCAAAAAGGGGACAAAACTCAAGGAGGCTGTCGCCCAAACCGAGGCCTACCTGCTTACCGAATGCTACAAAGAATACCGGTCCTGGCAAAAGGTGGCTGAGGTACTGGGGATTGACAGAACGACCGTCTTTCGCAAGGCGGTCCGATATGGCCTGGAAAAAAAATAATGTTGCAAAAATGCAATAGATGCAATGATGCACAAACCAGCCTGTTAAAGAAATGAATGCTATTAACAGGCTTTTTTGTTGCATTTTTGCAATAGTGCCTGAATATGTCGCAACAGTCGAATATATAGGAAAAATGGGAATAATGCTGCTTTTCGATCTCTTGGCATGAATCCTGCAATATAAAGTGAGTGCTGGCATTAAAAGCTCAATGCAAAGGAGGTTGGGGTTACAAGCGCAGAGTGGTGCTAATTCAGGTACATTATTTTCTCTGTAAAATAGGTTGAGGAGGTAAGCTATGAGCTGGTTAGGTCCAAGGTATCAACGTAAATTCGGTGAGGTTCAGCCTTATATCCCGCTTGGTCCGTTTCAGTTACGATTTCCCTTTATTCATTACCGGTTTGAAATACCGGATTTTATTCAGGGTCTGCTCATGTGCGCAGTGTGCCTGGGTATCATTCCGGTATTGCAGGAATATCTGGGGATGCCCTTTGAGATTGCCATTACTGTTGTTATTTTAAACGGATTCTTCTATTTATGGCATGCTCACCTGGGCGATCCGGTTATCCCGGGCTGGATTACCCCGGCGGTGCCCCTGCTGCTGCTGTGGCTCAAAACCTTCCCGGAGGGGGTTGCCAGGATGCATGCGCTGATTGCTTTTGAAATGGAGCTGGGTATTTTTGCCCTGCTGCTGGGAGCAACCGGACTGGCGAAGAAGTTTGTCGATATTGTCCCTGATGCGCTGAAGGCGGGGATTTTAATCGGGGCCGGTGTGGCGGCTGTCCGGCTGGTTTTTGAAACAGGGGGACGGTTTGACGCTTATCCCTGGACAATTACCATCGCCATTGGCTTTGCTTTTTACATTTTGTTTTCCAATCATTTCAAAACCTTACGCAATAAACATGTATTCTTTAAATACCTTTCCGATTTAGGCTTAATGCCCTCGCTGGTGCTGGCCATCATCGTTGCACCACTGGTGGGAGAGCTGCCCTGGCCCACTATTACCTGGGGCATTACAGTGCCGCAGTTTTATACACTGTTCACAGAGTGGACACCTTTTGCCGCCAATATCGGCTGGCCCCCGCTCAGCCTGTACTTAAGTGCGTTTCCGCTGGTGGCAGCCACCTATGTTGTCCTGTTCGGTGAGCTGATTCAGGCCGAAGCCCTGATTGACGAAGCCCGGGAGTTCCGTCACGGGGATGAAAATGTGCATTATGATGCCAATCGCAATAACATTATCTGCGGTATCCGTAATATCAGCATGTCAATGCTGGGGCCGGATTTATCGATGTGCGGCCCGCTCTGGGCGGCCATGCAGGTGGTAACCTGTGAACGGTACAAACATGGCCGGGAAGCAATGGACAGTTTGTTCGGCGGGGTAGCGTCCTTCCGACTGGGAACCTTCGCCAGCTACTTTTTGATGCCGATCGTTACCCTGGTTAAGCCGATTCTGCCGATTTCCCTGTCACTCACCATGCTGGTCCAGGGTTATGTGGCGATCCGGGTAGGGGTATTGAAGGCCCGCACCTTTAATGACCTGGGGGTTGCCGGTATTGTTGGCTCAGTGCTGATTTCCCGCGGTGCCGCTTATGCCTTTGGCGTTGGTGTTGTGCTGTGCCTGCTGATTTATGGCAAGGACTTCATTCGCGACTGGTCCACTTATGATACAACCAAAGACCCGGTATTTAACAAACGGTCTGAGGGTGAATAGGCAGTAATGCCACAAATAATTAATTTTAGGAGGATTTAACAATGGCTTTAAAAACAGCTGCTCAGTATGAAGAAAGTTTACGGAAATTGAATTTTAAGGTTTACCTGCAGGGAGAGCTTGTAGAAAAACCGGTTGATCATCCAATCATCAGACCATCAATGAATTCAGTGAAAATGACCTATGAACTGGCTCAGGACCCGCAGTACGAGGAGCTTATGACGGCTACTTCCCATCTAACCGGTAAGAAAGTTAACCGCTTCTGTCATTTGCACCAAAGCAGCGATGATCTGGTGAAAAAGGTAAAGATGCAGCGGCTGCTGGGCCAAAAAACAGCCGCCTGTTTTCAGCGTTGCGTGGGGATGGATGCGATCAACGCTGTTGACAGTGTTACTTTTGAAATGGATCAAAAATTAGGTAGCAATTACCATGAACGTTTTAATAAATTTCTGCTGCAAATGCAGGAGGAAGACTGGACGGTGGATGGGGCCATGACCGATCCCAAAGGGGACCGGAGCCTGTCGCCAAGCAAGCAGGTTGATCCTGATTTATTTGTGCACATTGTTGAAAAACGAGCAGACGGCATTATCGTTTCCGGGGCCAAGGCCCATCAAACCGGCGCGATTAACTCTCACTGGATATTAGTTATGCCCACTATCGCCATGGGTAAAGACGATGTTGATTATGCTGTTTCCTTCTGTGCTCCGGCCGATGCCCAGGGAATATTCTATATTTACGGCCGGCAGTCCTGCGATACCCGCAAACTGGAAGGCGGCGACATTGATGTAGGCAACAAGCAGTTTGGCGGCCATGAAGCCCTGATGGTTTTTGATCATGTATTCATCCCCTGGGACAATGTCTTTATGTGCGGGGAGTTTGAATTCAGCGGCGCTCTGGTAGAACGGTTTGCGGGCTATCACCGCCAGAGTTATGGCGGTTGTAAGGTTGGGGTTGGTGACGTCCTCATCGGTGCTGCCGCGCTGGCTGCCGATTATAATGGGGCCAACAAAGCCTCGCATGTCAAAGACAAGCTGATTGAGATGATGCATTTGAACGAAACCCTGTATGCCTGCGGCATTGCCTGTTCGGCTGAAGGCCATAAAACAGCTTCCGGCAATTATATCATTGATCTGTTACTGGCCAATGTCTGCAAACAGAATGTTACCCGTTTCCCCTATGAGATTGCCCGCCTGGCGGAAGATATTGCCGGCGGCCTGATGGTGACCATGCCATCGGAAAAGGACCTGCGCAGTCCGGAAATCGGCAAGGTGGTTGAGAAGTATTTCCGCGGGGTTGCCGGCGTATCCACCGAGAACCGCATGCGTATCCTGCGCCTGATTGAAAACATCACCCTGGGTACGGCCGCCGTCGGCTACCGGACAGAATCAATGCATGGCGCCGGTTCGCCGCAGGCTCAGCGGATCATGATTGCCCGCCAGGGAAATCTGGAACAGAAAAAAGAACTGGCAAAATCCATCGCCGGAATTGTGCAAAAATAATGCAGGCACTGCAACAGGCAATTGCAGCCAGGGTGCGGCCGGTACTGGCTGCCCACGGCGGGGATATTGAGATTGTGAATATAACAACCGACGGGTTTGTAAAGGTAAGGCTTACCGGGGCATGTGCAAACTGCCCCGGGGCCCGGCAAACCATTGCTGAGGTGGTTGAAGCAGCCTGTAAGGAAGCCTGCCCGGAGATAGAGGGAGTTATTCCGGTGCATCAGGTGAGCGATGGTCTGATTCAGGAAGCGCTCCGGCTACTGCGCCATGACAAAACCTGACAGGAATGATCGGTATATTGGTATTGTCTTCTGCGGCGGCTGCAACCCCCGGATTGACCGGGGGAAAATTGCGGCCGGGATACAGGCTGCCCTGGAGGCAGACGGCTGCCGGGTTGCAATTAATTCAACCGCGGTTGACTATATCATCTATTTAAGCGGCTGTACGGCCAACTGTGCGTTAAAGTATACCTGCGGCACAGCTCCGGCTACGGTAGTTGCGGCGGCGACGATCGATACCGCGGTGGTGGCAGCAGGGGATCTGGTCACTGAAATTGTGACGAAGGTGAGGAGTTTCTATGAACAACTGGAGAGACAGGTATCAGAATAAAATTGTCGCAGCCGGACAGGCATTAGAAAATATTCAATCAGGAGACCGGGTGGTTACCGGCCATGCCTGCGGGGAGCCGGGGGCGCTGGTCGAAGCCCTGGTGGCCCGGGCCCCGGAACTAAACAATGTTGAAATTGTGCATATGGTGGCCATGGGGCCGGCTAAATATGCGCAGCCGGGCATGGAGAAAAGTTTTCGGCATAATGCCCTGTTTGTCGGTGGTACAACCAGAAAAGCGGTGGAAGAAAGGCGGGCCGACTTTACCCCTTGCTTTTTCTCTGAGATTCCCCGGCTTTTCCGCGACGGCATTTTACCGGTAGATGTAGCTTTGATTCAGGTAGCACCGCCTGATGCCGACGGGTATTGCAGCTATGGTGTGTCGGCCGATTATACTAAGCCGGCCGCCGAGAGTGCCCGGCTGGTCATTGCCCAGCTAAACAAAAATGTGCCGCGCACCGGCGGTGCCCGGATTCATTTAGATGCCATTAATCTGATTGTGGAGCAGGATGCGCCGCTGATTGAGCTGCCGCCGCCGAAAATTGGCGATGTGGAAAAGGCCATCGGCGAGAATGTGGCCCGGCTAATTCCCGACGGTGCCACCCTGCAGCTGGGGATTGGCGCTATTCCGGATGCGGTGCTGCTTTTTCTGACCAATAAAAAAGATCTTGGTATCCATTCGGAGATGTTCTCGGACGGAGTGGTGGTGCTGGCTGAAGCCGGGGTCATTACCAACCGGAAAAAAACCATTAACACCGGTAAATTTATGGCTGCTTTCCTGATGGGGACCAGAAAACTATACGACTTTGTCGATAATAACCCGGCAGTGGAGCTGCACTCGGTAGATTATATTAACGATCCCTACATTATTGGTCAGCATGACAGCATGATTTCGATTAACTCTGCCTTACAGGTGGACCTGATGGGCCAGGTCAATGCCGAGATGATTGGCTCCCGACAGTTCAGCGGGGTGGGCGGACAGGTTGATTTTATCCGGGGCGCCAGCTGCTCGCTCCAGGGCCGGTCTATTATTGCCTTGCCCTCAACTGCCGCCGGCGGAAAAATATCCCGGATTGCCAGTGAACTCGACCGGGGCGCTGCGGTAACCACCTCACGCAATGACGTACATTATGTTGTCACCGAATACGGTGTGGCTGAGTTGCGCGGCAAAACCCTCAGAGAACGGGCTCAGGCCCTGATTGCTATCAGTCATCCCGATTTCCGCAGCAGTCTAACGTCAGCTGCCGCAGCCAGAGGTCTCATTTAATCAGCTCCCATTTTAATGTTATGGAGGTATGACTGTGCCGATTATCACCTGTATCAAAGATATTTTTGCCGCGGCCAAAGGTCCTTATCACCGTAATGTGGGGCGTCATACTCAGCGGTTTTGCGCCCGGGCAGCCAAGATTGCCGGCAATGAGGTGCAGCGGCGGATCTTTCTTGTTGCCGCCATTTGCGCCGACGAATATATGGCGGCAGTGGCCGGGGTGGATAACCAGCGGCAGGTTGCTTTCCCCCGCCGCCAGCGAAAAAAGAAGATCAGCAAACAGCAGATGACTGCCGCCTTACGGGCTTATGTATCGGCCGTGCTTGTAATGATCAGCACCCATAAAGAAGGGCTGTTAACGCAGGCCGGCCTGACGGAAGCGGAATTGCTGCAGGCCTGGTGTGAGGTGTTTGAATACCAGCCTGAGGATATGCGGCTGTTTGATGAAGTATTGCTGCCGGCCTACCGCCAGGGCGGCACGGCGGGCTTAGCCGCCGGCCTGGCCCAGGCAGTCTTTGATCAGGTTATGGCAGGCGGAGAGGCTGTGGGCGCCGGGGAATCGGAGGCCCTGCAAGCCGTTTTGCTGGACGATGCCGCCGCCGTTATCAGGGTGTGGCAGCCAGGAAGCGAGGCCGCATCCTGATTACAATCACGCTGGACCGCGAGGCGGCAGACTATATTAGCAGGCGTGCCGCCGGCATTGTGATCGAACTGAAGCTGGAGCCGGCCACCGGCGGCTGAATCTGCCAGGGTAAAAGCGTAACAGGTAGTTACGTACCGGCAGTTGTTCTCGGAGAACCGGCGGCAGCAGTGCGAGACCGATACTGCTGCCTGGAAACCGGTTCAATTAGTGTCTATTACCCGGCAACCCTTGTGACCAGGCCGGGTTATGCGGCGGTCAGAATCAAACTGAAAAAGTTTTTATTTTTTAAATGGCTGGAAATAGAAGGGGCGAAGGCCCTGGTACTCTATCATTAGGGGGTTAACATGAAAGAAGTAGTTATTGCCAGTGCTGTCAGAACACCAATTGGTGCTTTTAATGGCTCCTTAGCCTCGTATTCTGCTGCTGATCTGGGGCGCATTGTCGTGCAGGCAGCAGTCAGCCGGGCCGGTATTCAGGCCGAAATGCTTGATGAAGTCATTATGGGCAATGTGCTGCAAGGCGGCCAGGGGCAGAATCCTGCCCGGCAGGCAGCCATTCAGGCCGGCGTGCCGGTGGCGGTTCCTGCCTATACCATCAATAAAGTATGCGGTTCCGGGATCAAGGCCGTCAATCTGGCAGCCCAGTCCATCCTTACCGGTGATGCGGAGATCGTGGTTGCCGGCGGCATGGAGAGCATGACCAACGCCGCGTATGTACTTGACAGCAAAGCCCGCTGGGGTTACCGGATGGGCGATGCCAAAATTACCGACAGTATGGTGAAGGACGGGCTGTGGTGCGCCTTTAATGACTACCATATGGGGATTACTGCCGAGAATGTGGCCGCCGAGTATGGCATTACCCGGGAAGCCCAGGACGAGGTGGCATTTGCCTCGCAGCAGAAAGCCGCCAAGGCTATTGAAACAGGCGCTTTTGCGAAAGAAATTATTCCTGTTGTCATCAAAAGCAAAAAAGGTGACAGTATTTTTGTGACCGACGAATATCCCAAAGCAGGTACTACCCTGGAAAAGCTGAAGGCTTTGAAACCGGCCTTCAAAAAAGACGGCACCGTCACTGCCGGCAATGCTTCCGGCATTAACGACGGGGGGGCGGCACTTGTTGTCATGTCAGGGGCTAAAGCGCAGGAACTGGGCATTAAGCCGCTGGCCCGCATCCGCGCTTACGCTGCCGGCGGGGTTGATCCCCGGGTTATGGGGATGGGGCCTGTACCGGCCACCCGCAAGGCGCTGGCCAAGGCCGGTTTGACAATTGCGGATATCGATCTGATCGAAGCCAACGAGGCGTTTGCCGCGCAGTTTCTGGCTGTTGGCCGGGAGCTGGACTTCACAAAGGACAAGGTTAACATTCACGGCGGGGCGATTGCCCTCGGGCATCCCATTGGCGCCAGCGGCGCCCGGATTCTGGTTACTTTGCTCCACTCCATGGAGCAAAAAGAAGCCCGCCTTGGCCTTGCTACCTTGTGCATCGGCGGCGGGCAGGGAATTGCCATTATTGTTGAGCGTGGCTGATAGACCGGGATTAGTGAGGGAATGCAGCCGGTCTTACAAGTGAAAAGAAGCACGATGAATGGGATGAGGAGGCGGGATTTATGCAGTTCCAGCTTACGGAGGACCAGTTAATGATGCAGAAACTGGTGCGCGATTTTGCTGAGAAAGACGTTGCGCCAGGGGCCGGGGAACGGGATGAAAAAGAAGAATTCTCCCGGAGCATTGCCGATGCCATGGGGGAAATGGGCTTTAGCGGTATTTGCTTTCCCGAAGCCTACGGCGGTGCCGGCGCCGATGTTTTGAGCTATATTCTGGCGGTGGAGGAATTGTCACGGGCCGACGCCGGGGTGGGCATTACCCTGTCGGCGACGGTGTCCTTGTGTGCCTGGCCTATTTACGCCTACGGAACAGAGGAACAGAAGCAAAAATACCTTGTGCCCCTGGCAGCAGGGGAAAAACTGGGCGCTTTCGGTCTGACAGAGCCCAGCGCCGGGACTGATGCCGCCGCCCAGCAAACGGTGGCAGTTTGTAAGGATGACGGCTATGTACTTAATGGCAGCAAGCTGTTTATTACCAATGCCGGCGAGGCCGAAATCTATGTTGTCTTTGCCATAACCGACAGAAGCAAAGGGGTTAAGGGGATTACGGCCTTTATTCTTGAAAAAGGCATGCCTGGTTTTACCTTTGGGAAGAAGGAACATAAGCTGGGCATCCATTCCTCAATAACCAACGAACTCATCTTCCAGGATGTCAGAGTGCCCAAAGAAAATGTACTGG contains:
- a CDS encoding sigma-54 interaction domain-containing protein, translated to MGRGSEDAKQAPSELDSSKELLKELGAIIRSSYDGMFITDGDGVVLRLNDAYERITGIKASEIMGKNMKCLVEAGYFDESVTLHVIEKRTTITINQTVKKDRKILVTGTPLFDEQGKLFRVVTNVRDITELVQLQNQLLKTKAQTLKYKTELSHLRAMHIQNHEMVTRSPKMARVIELSMKIADVDSNVLITGESGTGKELIAKLIHKHGKTTARPFIKINCAAIPEQLLESELFGYEGGAFTGAKKEGKPGLFELAHNGTLFLDEVGDLPLLLQVKLLRAIQEKEIMRVGSTRSITVNARIIAATHRDIAKMIQHGTFREDLYYRLMVVPINLPPLRERKEDVPLLIMHFIEKFNKHFGYNKRILPEVIDKLVEYSWPGNVRELENVIERMMVTAAGEALTADLVPETIWNKNFLPKKGTKLKEAVAQTEAYLLTECYKEYRSWQKVAEVLGIDRTTVFRKAVRYGLEKK
- a CDS encoding 4-hydroxyphenylacetate 3-hydroxylase family protein, translating into MALKTAAQYEESLRKLNFKVYLQGELVEKPVDHPIIRPSMNSVKMTYELAQDPQYEELMTATSHLTGKKVNRFCHLHQSSDDLVKKVKMQRLLGQKTAACFQRCVGMDAINAVDSVTFEMDQKLGSNYHERFNKFLLQMQEEDWTVDGAMTDPKGDRSLSPSKQVDPDLFVHIVEKRADGIIVSGAKAHQTGAINSHWILVMPTIAMGKDDVDYAVSFCAPADAQGIFYIYGRQSCDTRKLEGGDIDVGNKQFGGHEALMVFDHVFIPWDNVFMCGEFEFSGALVERFAGYHRQSYGGCKVGVGDVLIGAAALAADYNGANKASHVKDKLIEMMHLNETLYACGIACSAEGHKTASGNYIIDLLLANVCKQNVTRFPYEIARLAEDIAGGLMVTMPSEKDLRSPEIGKVVEKYFRGVAGVSTENRMRILRLIENITLGTAAVGYRTESMHGAGSPQAQRIMIARQGNLEQKKELAKSIAGIVQK
- a CDS encoding NifU family protein, translating into MQALQQAIAARVRPVLAAHGGDIEIVNITTDGFVKVRLTGACANCPGARQTIAEVVEAACKEACPEIEGVIPVHQVSDGLIQEALRLLRHDKT
- a CDS encoding acetyl-CoA hydrolase/transferase family protein, with translation MNNWRDRYQNKIVAAGQALENIQSGDRVVTGHACGEPGALVEALVARAPELNNVEIVHMVAMGPAKYAQPGMEKSFRHNALFVGGTTRKAVEERRADFTPCFFSEIPRLFRDGILPVDVALIQVAPPDADGYCSYGVSADYTKPAAESARLVIAQLNKNVPRTGGARIHLDAINLIVEQDAPLIELPPPKIGDVEKAIGENVARLIPDGATLQLGIGAIPDAVLLFLTNKKDLGIHSEMFSDGVVVLAEAGVITNRKKTINTGKFMAAFLMGTRKLYDFVDNNPAVELHSVDYINDPYIIGQHDSMISINSALQVDLMGQVNAEMIGSRQFSGVGGQVDFIRGASCSLQGRSIIALPSTAAGGKISRIASELDRGAAVTTSRNDVHYVVTEYGVAELRGKTLRERAQALIAISHPDFRSSLTSAAAARGLI
- a CDS encoding acetyl-CoA C-acetyltransferase, coding for MKEVVIASAVRTPIGAFNGSLASYSAADLGRIVVQAAVSRAGIQAEMLDEVIMGNVLQGGQGQNPARQAAIQAGVPVAVPAYTINKVCGSGIKAVNLAAQSILTGDAEIVVAGGMESMTNAAYVLDSKARWGYRMGDAKITDSMVKDGLWCAFNDYHMGITAENVAAEYGITREAQDEVAFASQQKAAKAIETGAFAKEIIPVVIKSKKGDSIFVTDEYPKAGTTLEKLKALKPAFKKDGTVTAGNASGINDGGAALVVMSGAKAQELGIKPLARIRAYAAGGVDPRVMGMGPVPATRKALAKAGLTIADIDLIEANEAFAAQFLAVGRELDFTKDKVNIHGGAIALGHPIGASGARILVTLLHSMEQKEARLGLATLCIGGGQGIAIIVERG
- a CDS encoding acyl-CoA dehydrogenase, yielding MQFQLTEDQLMMQKLVRDFAEKDVAPGAGERDEKEEFSRSIADAMGEMGFSGICFPEAYGGAGADVLSYILAVEELSRADAGVGITLSATVSLCAWPIYAYGTEEQKQKYLVPLAAGEKLGAFGLTEPSAGTDAAAQQTVAVCKDDGYVLNGSKLFITNAGEAEIYVVFAITDRSKGVKGITAFILEKGMPGFTFGKKEHKLGIHSSITNELIFQDVRVPKENVLGKEGEGFKIAMSTLDGGRIGVAAQALGIAQAALEHAVKYAKERVQFGKPIAANQAIAFMLADMATKVDAARLLVYRAAYLKDQGRPYSKEAAMAKLYASDAAMAVTIDAVQIFGGYGYSREYPVERLLRDAKITQIYEGTNQVQRMVIAAGVLR